In the Arthrobacter sp. CDRTa11 genome, GGCCAGGCGGGCTAACATCTCACGCACCACCGTCACCACCATCACCCGGGACCTGATGGAGCGCGGCGTCCTGGTGGAGCTCACCGAGCGGGCCGAGGGCGGGGATGACGTCGACGGCCGCGCCGGTGACCAGCTGGCCTTCAGCCCGGAAGCCGGCTGGATCGCGGGCATGAGCCAGGTCCTGGACCGGATCTGCGTCCGGATCACAGACCTGATGGGGCAGGAAGTGGCGTCAGCTGATGTGCCCATCGGCGCCAAGGATGATTGGCGTATCCGCGCGGAAGCCGCCGTCCACCTCCTGGACAAGGCACTCAAGGAGGCCGGAGGAGAGCGTGAGGACCTTCTCGGCGTCGGCATTGGCCTGCCTGGGCAGATTAACCCCGTGGATGGCATCGTGCATGGCGCGCTCGCGGATCAGCCCTGGCACGGCATCAACGCGCGGGAGGAACTGGGGCGCCGCCTGGGCGTTCCGGTGTTTATCGACAACAACGTGCGCCTTGAGACGATAGCCGAGGCGAAATGGGGTGCCGGGCAGGGAATCCAGGACCTGATGTACGTCAACATCTCCAGCGGAATCGCCGCCGGGTTCCTCTTCGGAGGGGAGCTCTACCGGGGCTCTGTTGGCGGCGCCGGGGAGTTGGGCCACGTTTCCATAGACGTCAACGGCCCGGCCTGCCGGTGCGGAAACCGCGGCTGCCTTGTCCTGGTGGCTGGCACCCCGGCCATCCTGGGCCGGCTGGCTCCCACGCTGGGCGAAGCGGCAACCATGGATGACGTGCTGGCCGCCAACGCCGCCGGAGACAGATCCGCCCAGAACGTCCTGGCCGAGGCCGGAACCATGGTGGGCCGTCTCCTGGCCAACATGTGCAACCTCCTGAACCCCACCCGCATTGTGGTGGGCGGCCAGACGTCCCTCGCCGGAGCGGTGGTCCTTGACCCGCTGCGTGACGGCATTACGCGCTATGCGCTCACCCCGTCGGCAGCCCTGGAAGTGGTTGCCTCGGATCTTGGCGGCGGTCCCGAGGCAGGTGCCGCCGGAGGTGCCGCACTTGCACTGTCAAAGCTGACCACCTCACCTGAAATGCTGAGCCGGCTCCTGGACGGGGCAGCAACCCCTTCGGGGTCCGCCCGGCGCCGGGCACAGGTGGCGAACTAGCGGACCTGCAGCCGTCCGCTTGGCTTCTCACGGTAGGCTCGGCACATGGCTGATGGACGACGTCGAACATGGGGGACTGCTTTGGGGAGAAGGCAGTGAGGCGGCACAAGTATCAGTACGGCCAGGATCCCAGCCAGTGGGGCGAGCTTTTCCTGCCCGAGGCACGGCCCGGACACCAGCTGCGGGGTGTGGTGGTGGTGATCCATGGAGGTTACTGGCGCTCGCACTACGGCGCCGAACTGGGGGAGCCGCTGGCCAAGGACCTGGCTGCCCACGGCATGGCCGCCTGGAACCTGGAATACCGCCGCGCCGGCAACGGTGGCGGCTGGCCCCACACCTTTGAAGACGTGCTTGCCGGAATCGACAAACTGCGGGACGTCGCCGCTGCCCATTCCCTGGAACTTGGCCCCGTGGTGGCGCTGGGCCATTCAGCCGGCGGCCACCTCGCCGCCTGGGCCGCCGGCCGGAGCAAGCTGGAGCAGCTGGGAATGCCCGACGCCGACCGCCAGGTCAAGCGGAAGGAGAACGGGGACGCTGTCCTGCTGACCGGCGTGGTGAGCCAGTCGGGGCTGCTGAACCTCGCCGAGGCCGAGAAACTGGACCTGAGCAGCGGTGCGGTCAGCAACCTGCTGGGCGGGTCCTCGTCGAAGTATCCCGTGCGGCACAAGTACGCGGATCCCATGAGCACCATCCCGCTGGACCTTCCGGTCTTTGCAGTCCACGCCCTGGCGGACGGGGATGTTCCGCTGAGCCAGTCCGAGGCATATGCGGCCGCCGGCCGGCCGCCACGAGCTCCGCAGCTGGTCAAGGTCCCGGGCGACCACTTCTCGCTCATCGATCCGAAGTCCGCCGCCTACAAAAAATGCCGGGAGCTGGTGCAGGGGCTGATGGCCTAGCCCCAAAAGGTACCTGGCGTTCGGGCCGGGCGGGCGCTTCTCTGGCAGAGTATGAGCATGCTTACTGTTATCGGTGAGGGCCTGGTTGACGTAGTCCAGCGCGCCTCCGGAATCCAGGCCCATGTTGGCGGCAGCCCCCTCAACGTTGCGGTGGGACTGGCCAGGCTTGACCATCCCGTGCAGTTC is a window encoding:
- a CDS encoding ROK family transcriptional regulator gives rise to the protein MNSSRSGGSLRNLRQSNSFHVLDLLASQGPMHRAEMARRANISRTTVTTITRDLMERGVLVELTERAEGGDDVDGRAGDQLAFSPEAGWIAGMSQVLDRICVRITDLMGQEVASADVPIGAKDDWRIRAEAAVHLLDKALKEAGGEREDLLGVGIGLPGQINPVDGIVHGALADQPWHGINAREELGRRLGVPVFIDNNVRLETIAEAKWGAGQGIQDLMYVNISSGIAAGFLFGGELYRGSVGGAGELGHVSIDVNGPACRCGNRGCLVLVAGTPAILGRLAPTLGEAATMDDVLAANAAGDRSAQNVLAEAGTMVGRLLANMCNLLNPTRIVVGGQTSLAGAVVLDPLRDGITRYALTPSAALEVVASDLGGGPEAGAAGGAALALSKLTTSPEMLSRLLDGAATPSGSARRRAQVAN
- a CDS encoding alpha/beta hydrolase, which encodes MRRHKYQYGQDPSQWGELFLPEARPGHQLRGVVVVIHGGYWRSHYGAELGEPLAKDLAAHGMAAWNLEYRRAGNGGGWPHTFEDVLAGIDKLRDVAAAHSLELGPVVALGHSAGGHLAAWAAGRSKLEQLGMPDADRQVKRKENGDAVLLTGVVSQSGLLNLAEAEKLDLSSGAVSNLLGGSSSKYPVRHKYADPMSTIPLDLPVFAVHALADGDVPLSQSEAYAAAGRPPRAPQLVKVPGDHFSLIDPKSAAYKKCRELVQGLMA